Proteins encoded together in one Benincasa hispida cultivar B227 chromosome 1, ASM972705v1, whole genome shotgun sequence window:
- the LOC120070166 gene encoding probable protein phosphatase 2C 35: protein MGCVIGKCCTSSRYPPSSDGDITQFGDAPPCSLHGKHILTGRSLESVRVPSHNYNLEYSLLTQRGYYPDSPDKENQDSFCVSTQIRGNPNIHIFGVFDGHGQYGMQCSNFVKDRVVQLLCNDSRLLEDPVKAYNSAFLTANDELHNSEIDDSMSGTTAITVLVLGNTLYVANVGDSRAVMAVKDGNRIVAEDMSHDQTPFRKDECERVKLAGARVLTIDQIEGLRDPDIQVWGDEESEGNDPPRLWFPNSLYPGTAFTRSVGDSTAEKIGVTAVPEVSVVQLTPNHLFFVVASDGVFEFLTSQAVVDMAARYTDPRDACSAIAGESYKLWLEHENRTDDITIIIVHIKGLSNSGGVGTVGLNGVRIRHSNSERGTSEISATTGSSEAFRSFRSDFSDLHSSQHVGLMNRSTAIVVPSPAQHRPLEVEVG, encoded by the exons ATGGGTTGTGTTATTGGAAAGTGTTGCACTTCCAGTCGCTACCCGCCGTCTTCCGACGGCGATATCACCCAATTTGGTGATGCCCCGCCGTGTAGTTTACATGGAAAACATATACTAACGGGAAGGTCATTGGAGTCTGTTCGTGTGCCTTCTCACAACTACAATTTGGAGTATTCGCTTCTGACCCAACGCGGCTACTACCCTGATTCCCCTGATAAAGAAAACCAAGATAGTTTCTGTGTTAGTACACAAATTCGAGGTAACCCGAATATTCATATCTTCGGTGTATTTGATGGTCATGGTCAATATGGAATGCAGTGCTCGAATTTCGTTAAGGATAGGGTTGTGCAATTACTGTGTAATGATTCAAGATTGTTGGAAGATCCTGTTAAAGCTTACAATTCGGCATTTTTGACTGCCAATGATGAATTGCATAATAGTGAGATTGATGATTCCATGAGTGGTACAACAGCTATTACTGTTCTTGTCCTTGGGAATACCCTTTACGTTGCGAATGTGGGTGATTCGAGGGCAGTAATGGCTGTTAAAGATGGGAATCGAATTGTGGCTGAGGACATGTCTCATGATCAAACACCATTTAGGAAGGATGAGTGTGAGAGAGTAAAGCTTGCTGGGGCTAGGGTTTTGACCATTGATCAAATTGAGGGGCTTAGAGATCCGGATATTCAAGTATGGGGTGATGAGGAGAGTGAGGGAAATGATCCTCCTCGATTGTGGTTTCCTAATAGTTTGTATCCTGGTACTGCGTTTACGCGGAGTGTAGGAGACAGTACAGCGGAGAAGATTGGTGTCACTGCTGTCCCTGAGGTTTCAGTTGTTCAGCTGACTCCAAACCATCTTTTCTTTGTCGTTGCAAGCGATGGAGTTTTCGAGTTCCTTACAAGTCAAGCTGTTGTTGATATG GCTGCAAGGTATACTGATCCACGGGATGCCTGCTCTGCTATTGCTGGAGAATCATATAAGCTATGGTTGGAGCATGAAAACCGGACAGATGATATAACAATCATCATTGTTCACATCAAAGGCCTCTCTAAT TCAGGTGGTGTTGGAACCGTCGGGCTGAATGGGGTCCGTATAAGGCATTCAAATTCAGAGCGGGGAACTTCTGAGATATCAGCTACCACTGGAAGTTCAGAGGCCTTTCGCTCTTTCAGAAGTGATTTCTCAGATCTGCACAGCTCTCAGCATGTGGGTTTGATGAACAGGAGCACAGCCATTGTCGTTCCATCTCCTGCGCAGCACCGACCATTAGAAGTG GAAGTGGGCTAA